CGGTGAACTGCGCACCCCGATGGTTGACCAGCCGCGGCTCACCCGATTCGTCCCAGCTGTCCCAGAACTTGCGTGCCACGGTGATGAACTCCTCGGCCCGGTGGTACCGGTCGGCGTGGTCCAGGAAGCCGCCGCGCCGGAAGTTCTCACCGGTGAAGGCGTCGGACGAGGTGACCATGTTCCAGCCGGCCCGTCCGTCCGAGAGATGGTCCAGAGAAGCGAATTGCCTTGCCACATTGAAGGGTTCGTTGAAGGTGGTGTTGATGGTGCCCACCAACCCAAGCCGTTCGGTAACGGCGCCGAGGGCGGCCAGCACTGTGAATGTATCGGGTCGGCCCACTACGTCGAGGTCATGGATTCGGCCACGGTGCTCACGCAGTCGCAGCCCCTCGGCAAGGAAGAAGAAGTCGAAAAGTCCACGCTCAGCAGTGCGGGCCAGATGCACGAAGGAGGAAAAATCGATCTGACTCCCCGAGGCGGGATCGGACCACACCGTGGTGTTGTTGACGCCCGGAAAATGCGCAGCCAGGTGAATGGGCTTGCGGTCCTTGCCTTCCCGAACCTGAATCGGATCCGACGGGCCGCTCATCAGATCAGCCCCCATTCCTTGGCAATGAGTTCATAGGACCTGCGCCGGTCTTCGTGCCGGTGAGTGATGGAGGTAACCACCAGTTCGTCGGCACCGGTGACCCTGGCCAGGGTGTTGAGCCGCTCGGCGACCTGGCCCGCGTCTCCGACGAACTGGGTAGCGACCCGATCTTCCGACTGACGACGCTCCTCATCGGTAAGTGGTTGTGCACCATCGGGGTCGGGATAGGGAATGGCGCCATGCCCCGATCGGATCGAGTGCACCCAACGACCAAAGGTGCTGGTGAGATGGCGCGCGGTCTGCTCGTCCTCGGCGGCTACGGCGTCCGCCGAGACGATGACGTACGGCTCGGCCAGCGCCGCGGAGGGCCGGAACGCCTCGCGGTACGCCTCGATGGCCTCCAGGGTGGACCAGGGGGTGACGTGGTAGTTCGCTACGAAAGGCAGACCGCGCCGGGCCGCCACCTGAGCCGATTCACCCTTGCTGGAACCGAACAGCCACAGCGGCAGATCGGCGCCCTCGCCCGGACGGATATGTAGCGCAACACCTTCCGCACTGACGTACGTACCGTCAAGAAACGCCTGGATATCGGACACCTGCTGATCGAAATCGGCGATCTGTGCGCCCGGCTGCTGCAGGGTAGCTACGGTGGCCCGCAGCTTCGGGTTGTCCTTGATGCCGAACTCCGTAGGCGCCTCCGGGATGAACAACCCATCCACCTCATGGGCGGGGGCAGGTTCGGGCTTCTGCTCATTTCCGGCAAGCCGATCCCTGATGCGATGGCCCGTGCGCCCGAGGCCCAGATCGATACGCCCCGGGTAGAGCGCATCGAGGATACCGAAACTCTCCACGACTGCAGCGGCCGTAGTCGAGGCGACCTGGACGGCACCGGCACCCACCCGGATCCGACGGGTAGCGGCAGCGATATGCGCGATGACCAGTGCGGGAACGGTGCTCGCCACCGCGACGAAGTGGTGCTCGGCGAGCCAGTAGCGGCGGTACCCCCATTGCTCGGCATGCTGGGCCAGGTCGATCGAATTACGCAGTGCCGTCGCGGCATCCGATCCTTCGCTGACCGGGGACAGATCGAGAACCGAGAGTGGGACGTTCATGCCGACTTCCTTGCGTAGCGGTTGGTGGCGGTAGGCAGACCGAGCCGTGCGCGCAGGGTTCCGTTCTCATACTCGGTGCGGAACCCGTGGTGGGCCTGAAGAAGAGGCACGAGTTCGTCAACTATGACGGGAATGTCGAGTGCGTTGATCGCGGGCCGCAGGCGCACACCGTCGATACCCCATTCGTGCCATTGGGCGATGAGATCGGTCAGTTCCGGCGCCTGGCCGGTGAATA
This genomic window from Mycobacteroides chelonae contains:
- a CDS encoding LLM class flavin-dependent oxidoreductase, with translation MNVPLSVLDLSPVSEGSDAATALRNSIDLAQHAEQWGYRRYWLAEHHFVAVASTVPALVIAHIAAATRRIRVGAGAVQVASTTAAAVVESFGILDALYPGRIDLGLGRTGHRIRDRLAGNEQKPEPAPAHEVDGLFIPEAPTEFGIKDNPKLRATVATLQQPGAQIADFDQQVSDIQAFLDGTYVSAEGVALHIRPGEGADLPLWLFGSSKGESAQVAARRGLPFVANYHVTPWSTLEAIEAYREAFRPSAALAEPYVIVSADAVAAEDEQTARHLTSTFGRWVHSIRSGHGAIPYPDPDGAQPLTDEERRQSEDRVATQFVGDAGQVAERLNTLARVTGADELVVTSITHRHEDRRRSYELIAKEWGLI